Within Deinococcus roseus, the genomic segment GCCAGCCAGATTGTGATTGTGCGGGTGCCCAGCAAGGCCACTTCAGCTTTGTGTGACCTGTACGCCTATTACATTGTTCCAGCCTCCAACCTGATGGCCACCACCCTGCCCCTGCAGAGAAGATTGAATGTGGCCAGCAGTGGAGCGTATGCCCTGATCCAGGGCAAGGCAGCCACCTCCTACACCTGCAGCAGTGGCAGTTATCCCAACATCACTTCCCTGAGTGTGCTGCACCCTTCGCTGGCCAACAGCAATGGATTCAGTGCCTCTGTTTACAGCATTGCTGGCATGAAACGCGGCATGACCCTGATCCTCAAGGGCTACCAGAAAGTGGGCTCCAAGACCATCAGCACCAACACCTACCAGACCAAAGTGCTGGCCCGCAATTGCGACGCAACCACAGGCTGCTGAATCCGGCAAAACCAACCCTCTAAATCACAAACCACAATCCCAGGCCATTCAGATGCCTGGGATTGTGGTTTGCATGTGGGTTGCCTGGAAAGTCAGAATCAAGTCAGCCTGGTTCTTAAAATGAAAGAGAACATGTTGATTTTCTCCTGGCTTGTGACCTCCCTGATGATGACTGCACCGCTTGAAGTGATTGTGTTTGACAGCAGTCTGCAACGGGTGGTGGGTTATGGCAAGCAGCAGGGAGCACAATTGACCCTGGAACTTCTGGAAGGCTTCAATGGTCCGGTGGTGACCATGTTTCTGCAGGAAAAAGTCACCAGTGTCCAGGGCGTTTTGAATGCCGGGCAGCTCACCCTGAGCACCCCCAATGGTCTTTTCACCCTGAACCAGTATTTCAACACCCTGGATTCTGACCTGAAATTGACGGTTCTCAGTACCCCCAAGCTCAGTGCCAACGTCAAAAATCCTGCTGCAGATCCCCAGAACAACAAGTCAAACAATTCTGGATCAAACAATTCTGGATCAAGCAATGCTGGAAGTGGCAACAATTCTGGATCAAGCAATTCTGGAAGCGGCAACAACTCTGGATCAAACAATTCTGGATCAAGCAATTCTGGAAGCGGCAACAATTCTGGAAACGGGAACTCCGGGAACTCCGGAAATGGCAAAGGCAAAAACAAATAAACCATGCGAAAATGGCAAATCCTCCTCATAGAAGACGATGCAGATTTGCAGGCTTTGCTGGGCAACCACTTGCAAAACTGGGGATACCATGTGCAAGTGTGCCGCACATTGCAAGAGACCTACCAGCAACTGGCAGACTGGGTTCCTGATCTGGTGTTGCTGGACCTGAATCTGCCCGATGGTGATGGTCTGGACCTGATTCCCTCCATTCAGGCGCTGGGCAACCTGCCGGTGCTGGTCATGACCGCCAGGGGTTCTGTTCCCGATCGGGTGCAGGGCCTCAATTCCGGCGCAGACGACTATCTGGTCAAGCCCTTTGCTCTGGATGAGTTTGATGCCCGCATCAAAGCCCTGCTCAGGAGGGTGCATCCTCAGGAGCAGACCCTTTATCTGGCGGGCACCACCCTGGACACCAGCAAATGCACCCTGAGCACAGCGGCCAAAAGTGTGCTGCTGACCGACCATGAGGTGCGCATCATGGAATACCTGATGCAAAACGCCTCCCGGGTGGTCAGCAGAGAGGTGCTGGAACAGCATGTGTATGGTTTTTACTCTCCTGCTTCCAACAGCTTTGAGGTGCGGGTTTCCCTGCTCAGGAAAAAACTCAAGCAGATTGAGAGCCATTTGCACATCCGTGCCCTCAGAAAAACCGGATATGCCCTTTTTGACGAGGCGACCCCCTGAGCATTTGTCCGAAACAGCAGGGGTTGTCCTGTGTGTTTTGGGTTCTGGAACAGGAGGGTTTACAACCCAAACCACCCGCTGTCTTGAATGATTTCCTGCCAGGGGGTGTAGGTGGCTTCCGTGATGGTTTTGCCGGTTTTGCTCAGGTAAGTCTGCACCATCCGGTAGCCCACCGCGTACCCTGCGAAGTCAGGGATGCCCAGTCTGGGGGTGCCCCAGCTTTCTGAAGCCCAGTCTCCAAAGATGTAACCCCTCACCTCGGTGAAATCGGACAGGTTGAGGGCGGCAGCAAAGCGGGGTTTGACGGCTTCCAGTTCTGCGGGTTGCAGGGTGGTGGCCCAGGGGCCCAGGTTTTCCTCGCCGCACAACTGGGCTGCAAAAGCTTCTGCCAGACCTTCTGCCACGATGTATTTGCCCAGGGTCATCTGTGGGAAGAGGGGTTCGTGCTGAAAGCGCACCTGGTGGTGAAATTCATGCACCGTGATGGCAGAGAGTCTGGGCAAGTTGTGC encodes:
- a CDS encoding PulJ/GspJ family protein, with the translated sequence MRKNRQQAGLTLMELMVAMAVLSVLFVAIYNLFSSGLKNSMESSTRADLDAQTQKVQQLVLSRLKEADKFVSASSVTFSDSQAPSSTAYLPASTLTASQIVIVRVPSKATSALCDLYAYYIVPASNLMATTLPLQRRLNVASSGAYALIQGKAATSYTCSSGSYPNITSLSVLHPSLANSNGFSASVYSIAGMKRGMTLILKGYQKVGSKTISTNTYQTKVLARNCDATTGC
- a CDS encoding response regulator transcription factor, whose product is MRKWQILLIEDDADLQALLGNHLQNWGYHVQVCRTLQETYQQLADWVPDLVLLDLNLPDGDGLDLIPSIQALGNLPVLVMTARGSVPDRVQGLNSGADDYLVKPFALDEFDARIKALLRRVHPQEQTLYLAGTTLDTSKCTLSTAAKSVLLTDHEVRIMEYLMQNASRVVSREVLEQHVYGFYSPASNSFEVRVSLLRKKLKQIESHLHIRALRKTGYALFDEATP